One window from the genome of Paraconexibacter algicola encodes:
- a CDS encoding response regulator transcription factor, whose amino-acid sequence MALVLLVEDDAAIAEPLTRALEREGHVVEHAADGLAGAAAGTHGRHELVLLDLGLPGLDGLEVCRRIRAARPDVPLLMLTARSEEIDAVVGLDAGADDYVAKPFRLAELLARIRALLRRGAPQAAPARAPAGGVRVDPAARRAWVGEEELALTPKEFDLLAYLVARTGDAVPRQQIMDEVWDVNWFGSTKTLDVHVAALRRKLGDDGQAPRLLTTVRGVGLRFESDEPA is encoded by the coding sequence ATGGCCCTGGTGCTGCTGGTCGAGGACGACGCCGCGATCGCGGAGCCGCTGACGCGGGCGCTGGAGCGCGAGGGCCACGTCGTCGAGCACGCGGCCGACGGGCTGGCGGGCGCGGCGGCGGGGACGCACGGCCGCCACGAGCTCGTGCTGCTGGACCTCGGGCTGCCGGGGCTCGACGGCCTGGAGGTCTGCCGCCGGATCCGGGCGGCGCGCCCGGACGTGCCGCTGCTGATGCTCACCGCCCGCAGCGAGGAGATCGACGCGGTGGTCGGACTCGACGCGGGCGCCGACGACTACGTGGCCAAGCCGTTCCGGCTGGCGGAGCTGCTCGCGCGGATCCGCGCGCTGCTGCGTCGCGGCGCGCCGCAGGCGGCGCCCGCACGGGCGCCCGCGGGTGGCGTGCGGGTCGATCCGGCGGCGCGTCGCGCGTGGGTCGGCGAGGAGGAGCTCGCGCTGACCCCGAAGGAGTTCGACCTGCTCGCCTACCTCGTCGCGCGCACCGGGGACGCGGTCCCGCGCCAGCAGATCATGGACGAGGTCTGGGACGTCAACTGGTTCGGGTCGACGAAGACGCTGGACGTGCACGTCGCCGCGTTGCGCCGCAAGCTCGGCGACGACGGGCAGGCCCCCCGCCTGCTCACGACGGTCCGCGGCGTCGGGTTGCGGTTCGAGTCCGACGAGCCCGCCTGA
- a CDS encoding carboxylate-amine ligase — translation MDHAFRRANGSQYTIGLEEELMIVDRESYDLVNAIESLLEDAADGEIKPELMESVLEIATKPCANTREAGVQLRALRAQVARTAAAHDLLIGSAGTHPFAMWEDQRIVARPRYRDLISALRFVARQELIFGLHVHVAVDDPDKAIHVANGMRVHVPVLQALSCNSPFWRADRSGLMSTRVPIFRAFPRVGIPPAYDDWDHYCREIDFMVRSGVMEDYTYLWYDVRPHARFGTVEIRACDAQTRVEHTLALAALIQAMVKELAEHHDAGKQLTPYPWQMLDENKWLASRHGLDGELVDLPSSERIPTKALARRLLDRLREHAQDLGSADDLEGIEDLLARGNGASRQVVVYEANHDLREVMAEIVDATVPGLQAS, via the coding sequence ATGGACCACGCGTTTCGCAGGGCGAACGGGTCGCAGTACACGATCGGGCTCGAGGAGGAGCTGATGATCGTGGACCGGGAGAGCTACGACCTGGTCAACGCGATCGAGTCGCTGCTCGAGGACGCGGCCGACGGCGAGATCAAGCCCGAGCTCATGGAGTCGGTCCTCGAGATCGCCACCAAGCCCTGCGCGAACACGCGCGAGGCCGGGGTGCAGCTGCGCGCGCTGCGCGCCCAGGTCGCCCGGACGGCGGCGGCCCACGACCTGCTCATCGGGTCCGCGGGCACCCACCCGTTCGCGATGTGGGAGGACCAGCGGATCGTCGCGCGGCCCCGCTATCGCGACCTCATCAGCGCGCTGCGGTTCGTCGCCCGGCAGGAGCTGATCTTCGGCCTGCACGTGCACGTCGCGGTCGACGACCCGGACAAGGCGATCCACGTCGCCAACGGCATGCGGGTGCACGTCCCGGTCCTGCAGGCGCTGTCGTGCAACTCGCCGTTCTGGCGGGCGGACCGCTCGGGCCTGATGAGCACGCGGGTCCCGATCTTCCGCGCCTTCCCGCGCGTGGGCATCCCCCCGGCCTACGACGACTGGGACCACTACTGCCGCGAGATCGACTTCATGGTCCGCAGCGGGGTGATGGAGGACTACACCTACCTCTGGTACGACGTGCGCCCCCACGCGCGGTTCGGCACCGTCGAGATCCGCGCCTGCGACGCGCAGACGCGCGTCGAGCACACGCTCGCGCTCGCCGCCCTGATCCAGGCGATGGTCAAGGAGCTCGCCGAGCACCACGACGCCGGCAAGCAGCTCACGCCCTACCCGTGGCAGATGCTCGACGAGAACAAGTGGCTGGCCTCCCGCCACGGCCTCGACGGGGAGCTCGTCGACCTGCCGTCCAGCGAGCGGATCCCGACCAAGGCGCTCGCCCGGCGGCTGCTCGACCGGCTGCGCGAGCACGCGCAGGACCTCGGGTCCGCCGACGACCTCGAGGGCATCGAGGACCTGCTCGCGCGCGGCAACGGCGCCAGCCGCCAGGTCGTCGTCTACGAGGCCAACCACGACCTCCGCGAGGTCATGGCGGAGATCGTCGACGCGACCGTCCCGGGCCTCCAGGCCTCCTAG
- a CDS encoding rhomboid family intramembrane serine protease produces MSTGGPDLFVVCKSCGSEVSPYITECPYCGQRLRKRAPKIERDISGDAKPPKAPRSAKVRKPPAPPSLPKPRKERRSGGLFHGDEFRRPTATIALVVLSAIGAIVLAIAGRTDTAVIGPVGDEYWRLASTVFLYGNGWYQFVALLAVGLYGWRLELRHGPVLVVSLFLACAIGGTAVAAQLEDVPIALGAIGGGLGLLAAWAVPVLRARKRTGDDDDDTDMLGTFVIGAVLALMPIATVDANPIAAAVGLVLGGLVGLMLDRVAPRDA; encoded by the coding sequence GTGTCCACCGGCGGTCCCGATCTGTTCGTCGTCTGCAAGAGCTGCGGCTCGGAGGTCAGCCCGTACATCACGGAGTGCCCGTACTGCGGGCAGCGCCTGCGCAAGCGGGCCCCGAAGATCGAGCGGGACATCAGCGGCGACGCGAAGCCCCCGAAGGCCCCGCGTTCGGCGAAGGTCCGCAAGCCCCCCGCGCCGCCGTCGCTGCCCAAGCCCCGCAAGGAGCGGCGCAGCGGCGGCCTCTTCCACGGCGACGAGTTCCGCCGGCCCACCGCCACGATCGCGCTCGTCGTCCTGTCGGCGATCGGCGCGATCGTCCTGGCGATCGCCGGCCGCACCGACACCGCCGTGATCGGCCCCGTGGGCGACGAGTACTGGCGCCTCGCCTCGACGGTCTTCCTCTACGGGAACGGCTGGTACCAGTTCGTCGCGCTGCTCGCGGTCGGCCTCTACGGCTGGCGGCTGGAGCTGCGCCACGGGCCCGTCCTCGTCGTGTCCCTGTTCCTCGCCTGCGCCATCGGCGGCACCGCTGTCGCCGCCCAGCTCGAGGACGTCCCGATCGCCCTCGGCGCGATCGGCGGCGGGCTCGGCCTGCTCGCCGCCTGGGCGGTCCCCGTCCTGCGCGCCCGCAAGCGCACCGGGGACGACGACGACGACACCGACATGCTCGGCACGTTCGTCATCGGCGCCGTGCTCGCCCTGATGCCGATCGCGACCGTCGACGCCAACCCGATCGCCGCCGCCGTCGGGCTCGTCCTCGGCGGCCTCGTCGGCCTGATGCTCGACCGCGTCGCCCCGCGCGACGCCTGA
- a CDS encoding MazG family protein: protein MASPQEIQEALGRLDALTRELRVACPWDREQDARSIVPHTVEEAFELADAANAGDDAKQVDELGDVLFQVHFLSLLLEERGVASLADVAEACRQKLIRRHPHVYPDPDSAIAGPDGTVQASTAGEVLANWDEIKKSEAGRAPGIFGEVPENLPGTLYARKVQRRTASTGFDFDGVPLEAVAGELQELAEAVAQADGDVSPAGPVRDALFHEVGDVLFAAVNVARKLKVDPELALRAAADRFRGRIEAAEAQATAAGEEWASLTPDRQLQHYAQARLREHG, encoded by the coding sequence GTGGCCTCCCCCCAGGAGATCCAGGAGGCCCTCGGCCGGCTCGACGCGCTGACCCGCGAACTGCGGGTCGCGTGTCCGTGGGACCGCGAGCAGGACGCCCGCTCGATCGTGCCGCACACGGTCGAGGAGGCGTTCGAGCTCGCCGACGCCGCCAACGCCGGCGACGACGCCAAGCAGGTCGACGAGCTCGGCGACGTCCTCTTCCAGGTCCACTTCCTGTCGCTCCTGCTGGAGGAGCGCGGGGTCGCGTCGCTCGCCGACGTCGCGGAGGCGTGCCGGCAGAAGCTCATCCGCCGCCATCCGCACGTCTACCCCGACCCGGACTCGGCGATCGCCGGGCCCGACGGGACCGTGCAGGCCTCGACCGCGGGCGAGGTCCTCGCCAACTGGGACGAGATCAAGAAGTCCGAGGCGGGCCGCGCACCGGGGATCTTCGGGGAGGTTCCGGAGAACCTGCCGGGCACGCTCTACGCCCGCAAGGTGCAGCGCCGCACCGCCTCGACCGGCTTCGACTTCGACGGCGTCCCGCTGGAGGCGGTCGCGGGCGAGCTGCAGGAGCTCGCCGAGGCCGTCGCGCAGGCCGACGGGGACGTCTCGCCCGCCGGGCCGGTCCGCGACGCGCTCTTCCACGAGGTCGGCGACGTGCTCTTCGCGGCGGTGAACGTCGCGCGCAAGCTGAAGGTCGACCCGGAACTGGCGCTGCGGGCCGCCGCCGACCGCTTCCGCGGCCGGATCGAGGCCGCCGAGGCGCAGGCGACCGCCGCCGGCGAGGAGTGGGCGTCGCTGACGCCCGACCGGCAGCTGCAGCACTACGCGCAGGCACGCCTGCGCGAGCACGGCTGA
- a CDS encoding thermonuclease family protein, whose translation MSRATLLPLLLLVAVLAAAAGAQLAPRGPDAAAGWQRTRVERVVDGDTVVLRGLGPARLIGVDTPETHGGVECFGPAAAAFTTRSLRGRAVLVRAGVEPRDRYGRALVYLRRPGTVLFNGELLRRGYARRLRIPPNVAFDGRFDALLAAARRAAAGLWGRCP comes from the coding sequence GTGTCCCGCGCCACCCTCCTGCCCCTGCTGCTGCTCGTCGCCGTGCTCGCCGCCGCCGCGGGCGCGCAGCTCGCCCCGCGCGGCCCGGACGCCGCGGCGGGCTGGCAGCGCACACGGGTGGAGCGCGTGGTCGACGGGGACACCGTCGTGCTGCGCGGCCTGGGTCCCGCGCGGCTGATCGGCGTCGACACGCCCGAGACGCACGGCGGCGTCGAGTGCTTCGGGCCGGCGGCGGCCGCGTTCACGACGCGGTCGCTGCGGGGCCGCGCGGTGCTGGTGCGCGCCGGCGTCGAGCCGCGGGACCGCTACGGCCGCGCCCTGGTCTACCTGCGCCGCCCGGGCACCGTCCTGTTCAACGGCGAGCTGCTGCGCCGGGGGTACGCGCGGCGGCTGCGGATCCCGCCGAACGTCGCGTTCGACGGCCGCTTCGACGCGCTCCTCGCGGCCGCCAGACGAGCGGCCGCGGGGCTGTGGGGTCGGTGTCCATAA
- the eno gene encoding phosphopyruvate hydratase, which yields MSAIQSVHARQILDSRGNPTVEVELTLASGAHGRAAVPSGASTGEFEATELRDGGDAYLGKGVTNAVANVNGEIAGAITGRDGGDQAGLDGALIELDGTPNKSRLGANAILGVSLAAAHAAAAEAGEPLWRHLGGPSANVLPVPMMNVLNGGAHADNSVDFQEFMVVPCGAASFSEGLRTGAEVFHSLKKILHQRGLATAVGDEGGFAPNLGSNEEALQVLVDGIEAAGYTPGTDVAIALDPATSEIHGDDGLYDLEHEGRKLTAQQLAEYWAEMAGKYPILSIEDGMNEEDWDGWKVLTDLVGDTVQLVGDDLFVTNPARLTRGIEAGVGNSILIKVNQIGTLTETLEAIRIATEAGYTAVMSHRSGETEDVTIADLAVATGCGQIKTGAPSRSDRVAKYNQLLRIEEALGAAATYPGRSVFRS from the coding sequence ATGAGCGCGATCCAGTCCGTCCACGCCCGCCAGATCCTCGACAGCCGCGGCAACCCGACCGTGGAGGTCGAGCTGACGCTCGCGTCCGGCGCGCACGGCCGCGCCGCGGTCCCGTCCGGCGCCTCCACCGGCGAGTTCGAGGCGACCGAGCTGCGCGACGGCGGCGACGCCTATCTCGGCAAGGGCGTCACCAACGCGGTCGCCAACGTCAACGGCGAGATCGCCGGCGCGATCACCGGCCGCGACGGTGGCGACCAGGCGGGCCTCGACGGCGCGCTGATCGAGCTCGACGGCACCCCGAACAAGTCACGCCTGGGCGCCAACGCGATCCTCGGCGTGTCGCTCGCCGCCGCGCACGCGGCCGCGGCCGAGGCCGGCGAGCCGCTCTGGCGGCACCTCGGCGGCCCGTCGGCGAACGTCCTGCCGGTCCCGATGATGAACGTGCTCAACGGCGGCGCGCACGCCGACAACTCGGTCGACTTCCAGGAGTTCATGGTCGTCCCGTGCGGCGCGGCCTCGTTCTCGGAGGGCCTGCGCACCGGCGCGGAGGTCTTCCACAGCCTCAAGAAGATCCTGCACCAGCGCGGCCTCGCGACCGCGGTCGGCGACGAGGGCGGCTTCGCGCCGAACCTCGGCTCCAACGAGGAGGCGCTGCAGGTCCTCGTCGACGGCATCGAGGCCGCGGGCTACACCCCGGGCACCGACGTCGCGATCGCCCTGGACCCCGCCACCAGCGAGATCCACGGCGACGACGGCCTCTACGACCTCGAGCACGAGGGCCGCAAGCTCACCGCGCAGCAGCTCGCCGAGTACTGGGCCGAGATGGCGGGCAAGTACCCGATCCTCTCGATCGAGGACGGCATGAACGAGGAGGACTGGGACGGCTGGAAGGTCCTGACCGACCTCGTCGGCGACACGGTCCAGCTCGTCGGCGACGACCTCTTCGTCACGAACCCGGCGCGCCTCACGCGCGGCATCGAGGCCGGCGTCGGCAACTCGATCCTCATCAAGGTCAACCAGATCGGCACGCTGACCGAGACGCTGGAGGCGATCCGCATCGCCACCGAGGCCGGGTACACCGCGGTCATGTCGCACCGCTCGGGCGAGACCGAGGACGTCACGATCGCCGACCTCGCCGTCGCCACCGGCTGCGGCCAGATCAAGACCGGTGCCCCGTCCCGCTCGGACCGCGTCGCGAAGTACAACCAGCTGCTGCGCATCGAGGAGGCCCTCGGCGCCGCCGCCACGTACCCGGGCCGCTCGGTCTTCCGCTCCTAG
- the csrA gene encoding carbon storage regulator CsrA has protein sequence MLVLTRKSNQSIMIGDDIEVSVLSIMGEKVRIGIQAPRDIPVFRKEVYLEIQEERAIEAGAGQSFRAEVDDALSKLGES, from the coding sequence ATGCTCGTACTGACACGCAAGTCCAACCAGAGCATCATGATCGGCGACGACATCGAGGTGTCCGTCCTGTCGATCATGGGCGAGAAGGTCCGCATCGGCATCCAGGCGCCGCGGGACATCCCGGTGTTCCGCAAGGAGGTCTACCTGGAGATCCAGGAGGAGCGCGCGATCGAGGCGGGGGCCGGTCAGTCGTTCCGCGCCGAGGTCGACGACGCCCTCAGCAAGCTCGGCGAGAGCTGA
- a CDS encoding class I fructose-bisphosphate aldolase has product MSTSRIEELLGDDAGLLTHTSTTIDKSKLHLPGPDFIDRVWLDSDRTPQVLQNLSWLQQSGRLSGTGYVSILPVDQGIEHSGGASFAPNPDYFDPSNIVELAIEGGCNAVASTVGVLGATSRKYAHKIPFIVKINHNEFLGYPNAFDQIMFSSVRKAYELGAAGVGATIYFGSDESRRQIVEVAAAFEEAHRLGMFTVLWCYLRNSGFKVDGVDYHTAADLTGQANHLGTTIEADIIKQKLPEVNGGYTALNQSGSYGKTHKKVYDELTTDNPIDLTRYQLANCYMGRAGLINSGGASSGATDLAEAVRTAVINKRAGGTGLISGRKAFQRPRAEGVELLHAIQDVYLDDAITIA; this is encoded by the coding sequence ATGTCCACCTCGCGAATCGAAGAGCTCCTCGGCGACGACGCCGGCCTGCTGACGCACACGTCGACCACGATCGACAAGTCCAAGCTGCACCTGCCCGGTCCCGACTTCATCGATCGCGTCTGGCTGGACAGCGACCGCACCCCGCAGGTCCTGCAGAACCTCTCGTGGCTGCAGCAGTCGGGTCGGCTCTCCGGCACGGGCTACGTGTCGATCCTCCCGGTCGACCAGGGCATCGAGCACTCGGGTGGTGCGAGCTTCGCGCCGAACCCGGACTACTTCGATCCGTCGAACATCGTCGAGCTCGCGATCGAGGGCGGCTGCAACGCGGTCGCGTCGACCGTCGGCGTCCTCGGGGCGACGTCGCGCAAGTACGCGCACAAGATCCCGTTCATCGTGAAGATCAACCACAACGAGTTCCTGGGCTACCCGAACGCGTTCGACCAGATCATGTTCTCGTCGGTGCGCAAGGCCTACGAGCTCGGCGCGGCCGGCGTCGGCGCGACGATCTACTTCGGCTCCGACGAGTCGCGCCGTCAGATCGTCGAGGTCGCCGCGGCCTTCGAGGAGGCGCACCGCCTCGGCATGTTCACGGTCCTGTGGTGCTACCTGCGCAACAGCGGCTTCAAGGTCGACGGGGTCGACTACCACACGGCCGCGGACCTCACGGGCCAGGCCAACCACCTCGGCACGACGATCGAGGCGGACATCATCAAGCAGAAGCTGCCCGAGGTGAACGGCGGCTACACGGCGCTCAACCAGAGCGGCTCGTACGGCAAGACCCACAAGAAGGTCTACGACGAGCTGACGACCGACAACCCGATCGACCTCACCCGCTACCAGCTGGCGAACTGCTACATGGGTCGCGCCGGGCTGATCAACTCCGGTGGCGCGTCCTCGGGCGCGACCGACCTCGCCGAGGCGGTCCGCACCGCGGTCATCAACAAGCGCGCGGGCGGCACGGGCCTGATCTCCGGCCGCAAGGCGTTCCAGCGTCCGCGCGCCGAGGGCGTCGAGCTGCTGCACGCGATCCAGGACGTGTACCTGGACGACGCGATCACGATCGCGTAG
- a CDS encoding peptidyl-prolyl cis-trans isomerase, with protein MSSVKARLIVAPAAIALSAFALAACGDDAVPGNAVAKVGDASISKTNFNHWMEVAAISSQGAANPQLAAQGKKPAVSIPQPPDFTACIAKKTKEAPKPAKGQPKPTAAQFKTQCKQEYEGLRDQVLQFLISSEWIQGEAKDRDVKVSDAEVKKQFETTKKQSFPKEKDFQNFLKSSGMTMDDLLFRVELDTLSNKLRESVTKGKDKVTDKEISDYYAKNKARFAQPERRDLRIVLTKTEAKANEARAAIASGQSFKTVAKKFSIDQASKDQGGVLLAVAKGQQEKAFDDAIFSAKTGALEGPVKTQFGFYVFRVQKVTKASQQTLAQAKETIKQLLASQNQQKALDDFVKDFRDKWKDKTDCRDGFVIQDCKNAPKPKTNTGQQGVATTPAN; from the coding sequence ATGAGCTCTGTCAAGGCCCGTCTCATCGTCGCGCCCGCGGCCATCGCGCTGTCGGCCTTCGCCCTCGCCGCCTGCGGGGACGACGCCGTCCCCGGCAACGCCGTCGCGAAGGTCGGGGACGCGTCGATCTCCAAGACGAACTTCAACCACTGGATGGAGGTCGCCGCGATCTCCTCGCAGGGCGCCGCGAACCCGCAGCTGGCCGCCCAGGGCAAGAAGCCTGCCGTGTCGATCCCGCAGCCCCCGGACTTCACCGCGTGCATCGCGAAGAAGACCAAGGAGGCGCCCAAGCCGGCCAAGGGGCAGCCGAAGCCCACCGCCGCGCAGTTCAAGACGCAGTGCAAGCAGGAGTACGAGGGCCTGCGCGACCAGGTGCTGCAGTTCCTGATCTCCTCGGAGTGGATCCAGGGCGAGGCCAAGGACCGCGACGTCAAGGTCTCCGACGCCGAGGTCAAGAAGCAGTTCGAGACGACGAAGAAGCAGTCGTTCCCGAAGGAGAAGGACTTCCAGAACTTCCTGAAGTCGTCCGGGATGACCATGGACGACCTGCTGTTCCGCGTCGAGCTCGACACGCTCTCCAACAAGCTGCGCGAGAGCGTCACCAAGGGCAAGGACAAGGTCACCGACAAGGAGATCTCCGACTACTACGCCAAGAACAAGGCGCGCTTCGCGCAGCCCGAGCGGCGTGACCTGCGGATCGTCCTGACGAAGACCGAGGCGAAGGCGAACGAGGCCCGCGCGGCGATCGCCTCCGGCCAGTCGTTCAAGACGGTCGCGAAGAAGTTCTCGATCGACCAGGCCTCCAAGGACCAGGGCGGCGTGCTGCTCGCGGTCGCCAAGGGCCAGCAGGAGAAGGCGTTCGACGACGCGATCTTCTCGGCCAAGACCGGCGCGCTCGAGGGCCCCGTCAAGACGCAGTTCGGCTTCTACGTCTTCCGCGTCCAGAAGGTCACCAAGGCCTCGCAGCAGACGCTCGCCCAGGCGAAGGAGACGATCAAGCAGCTGCTGGCCTCCCAGAACCAGCAGAAGGCGCTGGACGACTTCGTCAAGGACTTCCGCGACAAGTGGAAGGACAAGACCGACTGCCGCGACGGCTTCGTGATCCAGGACTGCAAGAACGCCCCGAAGCCCAAGACGAACACCGGCCAGCAGGGCGTCGCCACGACGCCCGCCAACTAG
- a CDS encoding FtsB family cell division protein has translation MSSHRRPGIRLDRVSRLAFLVVTVGVLALYVGPLHSYVTTRGEAAQKRQDVAELRKENRELRARRAALKDRGALEQEARKLGMVRPGERSYVLRGLPSE, from the coding sequence GTGAGCTCCCACCGCCGCCCGGGAATCCGCCTCGACCGCGTCTCGCGTCTCGCCTTCCTCGTCGTCACCGTCGGGGTGCTCGCGCTGTACGTCGGGCCGCTGCACTCCTACGTCACCACGCGCGGCGAGGCCGCGCAGAAGCGCCAGGACGTCGCGGAGCTGCGCAAGGAGAACCGCGAGCTGCGCGCCCGCCGCGCGGCGCTGAAGGACCGCGGGGCGCTCGAGCAGGAGGCCCGCAAGCTCGGCATGGTCCGGCCCGGCGAGCGCTCCTACGTGCTGCGCGGCCTGCCGTCGGAGTAG
- a CDS encoding ATP-binding protein — translation MRRRLLVSSFLVAALAVLVLGVPLGIVATRLLGAEADRRVAATADRVARTLDDDLEAGRPIGARQLRALAGDHQAIEVIDRRGRRSTSGPLPGDGRRVTVEAADDARVTVLEEGEETSERIGGVWLTIVLAALVGLGGALALARREARRFAAPLEDLAAVARRMGDGDLDARARPSDLPEVDAVRLSLEDGAARLAEIVQRERAFSAAASHQLRTPLTALRLRLEDLQLRGTTPEVEAEIAAALTQADRLETTITDLLAIAREGRAARAQDLPLAPLVDEALAVRAAAFAAAARTATVQDDAPGLVARVDRGALLQALGVLLDNALAHGDGAVRVQLLRRNDRPVIAVEDHGDGVDEPTAARIAAGAPGPHGSGLGLPLARALVEAQGGRLVLAVPRPARFELVLAPAGGVA, via the coding sequence GTGCGCCGCCGCCTGCTCGTCTCGTCGTTCCTCGTCGCCGCGCTGGCCGTGCTCGTGCTCGGCGTGCCGCTGGGGATCGTCGCCACCCGGCTGCTGGGGGCGGAGGCCGACCGGCGGGTCGCGGCGACCGCGGACCGCGTGGCGCGCACGCTCGACGACGACCTCGAGGCGGGCCGCCCGATCGGCGCCCGGCAGCTGCGCGCGCTGGCGGGCGACCACCAGGCGATCGAGGTGATCGACCGGCGCGGCCGCCGCAGCACCTCGGGCCCGCTGCCGGGTGACGGCCGTCGGGTCACGGTCGAGGCGGCCGACGATGCGCGCGTGACGGTGCTCGAGGAGGGCGAGGAGACCTCGGAGCGGATCGGCGGCGTGTGGCTGACGATCGTGCTCGCCGCGCTCGTCGGGCTCGGCGGGGCGCTCGCGCTCGCCCGCCGGGAGGCCCGGCGGTTCGCCGCCCCGCTGGAGGACCTCGCCGCGGTGGCGCGGCGGATGGGCGACGGGGACCTCGACGCCCGCGCCCGGCCGTCGGACCTGCCGGAGGTCGACGCGGTGCGGCTGAGCCTCGAGGACGGCGCCGCGCGCCTGGCGGAGATCGTCCAGCGCGAGCGCGCGTTCTCGGCCGCGGCCAGCCACCAGCTGCGCACGCCGCTGACCGCGCTGCGCCTGCGCCTGGAGGACCTCCAGCTGCGCGGCACCACCCCGGAGGTGGAGGCGGAGATCGCGGCCGCGCTGACGCAGGCCGACCGGCTCGAGACGACGATCACCGACCTGCTGGCGATCGCCCGCGAGGGCCGCGCCGCCCGTGCCCAGGACCTGCCGCTGGCGCCGCTGGTGGACGAGGCGCTCGCCGTCCGTGCGGCGGCGTTCGCCGCCGCCGCACGGACCGCGACGGTGCAGGACGACGCGCCGGGCCTCGTCGCCCGTGTCGACCGCGGCGCGCTGCTGCAGGCGCTCGGGGTGCTGCTCGACAACGCGCTGGCCCACGGCGATGGCGCGGTCCGGGTGCAGCTGCTGCGCCGCAACGACCGGCCGGTGATCGCCGTCGAGGACCACGGGGACGGCGTGGACGAGCCGACCGCGGCGCGCATCGCCGCCGGGGCGCCGGGGCCGCACGGCTCGGGGCTGGGACTCCCGCTCGCCCGCGCGCTCGTCGAGGCGCAGGGGGGCCGGCTGGTGCTCGCCGTCCCGCGCCCGGCGCGCTTCGAGCTCGTCCTCGCCCCGGCGGGCGGGGTGGCCTAG
- a CDS encoding GNAT family N-acetyltransferase, with the protein MSAAADAAARALDAVRALTIGGAAQALPHPRGTLLRSPDEPRAFVANQLLLDRSADLDARGLIAVLDEALDGFGHRRAVITDDAEGARLHAALLPHGWGGGAQVVMVLAPDAPPAAIGVADVPVAPEARVRAVGLRSDVASGLEPAVAEQLARVRARERAARGARGVVVAVDGQDAAHATLHRTGQVFQIEDVVTLPPYRGRGLARRVIASCVREARAQGAELVVIVADADDSPRELYARMGFAPVARLWVVQREVL; encoded by the coding sequence GTGAGCGCGGCGGCGGACGCCGCCGCCCGGGCCCTGGACGCGGTCCGCGCCCTCACGATCGGCGGCGCCGCACAGGCGCTCCCCCACCCGCGCGGCACGCTGCTGCGCAGCCCCGACGAGCCGCGGGCGTTCGTCGCCAACCAGCTGCTGCTGGACCGCAGCGCCGACCTCGACGCCCGCGGGCTGATCGCGGTTCTCGACGAGGCGCTGGACGGCTTCGGGCATCGCCGCGCGGTGATCACCGACGACGCGGAGGGCGCGCGCCTGCACGCGGCGCTGCTCCCCCACGGCTGGGGCGGCGGGGCCCAGGTCGTGATGGTGCTCGCGCCCGATGCGCCGCCGGCCGCGATCGGCGTCGCCGACGTGCCGGTCGCTCCGGAGGCCCGCGTCCGGGCGGTCGGGCTGCGCTCCGACGTCGCGTCGGGGCTCGAGCCCGCGGTCGCCGAGCAGCTCGCGCGCGTCCGGGCCCGCGAGCGCGCCGCCCGGGGCGCCCGGGGCGTCGTCGTCGCGGTCGACGGGCAGGACGCCGCCCACGCCACGCTGCACCGCACCGGTCAGGTCTTCCAGATCGAGGACGTCGTGACGCTCCCGCCGTACCGCGGCCGTGGCCTCGCCCGCCGCGTCATCGCCTCGTGCGTCCGGGAGGCCCGCGCGCAGGGGGCCGAGCTCGTCGTGATCGTCGCCGACGCCGACGACTCCCCGCGCGAGCTCTACGCGCGGATGGGGTTCGCCCCGGTCGCGCGGCTCTGGGTCGTGCAGCGCGAGGTGCTGTAG